One genomic segment of Chiloscyllium punctatum isolate Juve2018m chromosome 32, sChiPun1.3, whole genome shotgun sequence includes these proteins:
- the LOC140458147 gene encoding protein FAM118A-like isoform X2: protein MDLVNPSRNLEQKSRKFLKSLTRKEPCELLLVIGTGVSAAVAPHIPALCSWRSCIEAVINAAEDLEVLHPSDITEFRHKLTEDRDLLVLAHDLIRKMSPRTGDTKPNFFQDCLMEVFDNLNCHIQNPMLLDAILQLMDRGTMVLTTNYDNLLELFGQQQGKPMESVDLKCKDKVVQWARGLQKYSVLHIHGLFTDPCGLVLDPSGYKDVMHDQDLMEEFQDLYRTKSFVFLGCGETLRDQIFQALFLYSVQDKVDLEHFMLVRKDSHDNFFKLQAEMLLHGIKIVSYGDRFECMPQYFHDLVTQICRRKSPDGSSADSTSPILGTSCSDCVKRKQEENGDVTQKRIRKANDTDYGGP from the exons GAAGTTCCTGAAAAGTCTGACCCGTAAAGAACCTTGTGAATTGCTGTTGGTGATTGGAACTGGAGTGAGTGCTGCTGTTGCACCACATATACCTGCACTGTGCTCATGGCGAAGTTGTATTGAAGCAGTAATCAATGCAGCAGAAGATCTGGAGGTGCTTCATCCTTCTGATATTACGGAGTTTCGTCATAAACTAACAGAAGATCGTGACCTTCTTGTGCTTGCCCATGATCTAATCCGGAAAATGTCACCA CGTACTGGAGACACCAAGCCGAATTTTTTCCAGGATTGTTTAATGGAAGTGTTTGATAATCTTAACTGTCACATTCAGAATCCCATGCTCTTGGATGCTATTCTTCAATTAATGGATAGGGGAACAATGGTTCTCACCACTAATTATGATAATCTGCTTGAACTCTTTGGTCAACAGCAAGGCAAACCAATGGAATCTGTCGACTTGAAGTGCAAGGACAAG GTGGTTCAGTGGGCCAGAGGACTGCAAAAATATAGTGTCCTTCATATACATGGACtattcacagatccctgtggtCTGGTATTGGATCCATCAGGATACAAGGATGTAATGCATGATCAAGATTTGATG GAAGAATTTCAGGACCTGTACCGTACCAAGTCATTTGTATTTTTGGGCTGTGGAGAAACTCTGCGTGATCAGATCTTCCAGGCACTATTTTTGTATTCTGTTCAAGACAAAGTGGACCTGGAACACTTTATGCTCGTGCGAAAGGATAGCCATGATAATTTCTTTAAGTTGCAGGCAGAGATGCTGCTGCATGGGATTAAAATAGTATCCTACGGAGACCGATTTGAATGTATGCCTCAGTATTTCCATGACTTGGTGACACAGATTTGCAGGAGGAAGAGCCCAG ATGGTTCTTCTGCAGATAGTACAAGTCCAATACTAG GAACATCTTGTTCAGATTGTGTAAAGCGGAAACAAGAAGAAAATGGTGATGTAACTCAAAAAAGGATCCGAAAAGCAAATG ATACAGATTATGGAGGACCATAA
- the LOC140458147 gene encoding protein FAM118A-like isoform X1 yields the protein MLYYVLLKTLGPVTTSFNSLKRKFLKSLTRKEPCELLLVIGTGVSAAVAPHIPALCSWRSCIEAVINAAEDLEVLHPSDITEFRHKLTEDRDLLVLAHDLIRKMSPRTGDTKPNFFQDCLMEVFDNLNCHIQNPMLLDAILQLMDRGTMVLTTNYDNLLELFGQQQGKPMESVDLKCKDKVVQWARGLQKYSVLHIHGLFTDPCGLVLDPSGYKDVMHDQDLMEEFQDLYRTKSFVFLGCGETLRDQIFQALFLYSVQDKVDLEHFMLVRKDSHDNFFKLQAEMLLHGIKIVSYGDRFECMPQYFHDLVTQICRRKSPDGSSADSTSPILGTSCSDCVKRKQEENGDVTQKRIRKANDTDYGGP from the exons GAAGTTCCTGAAAAGTCTGACCCGTAAAGAACCTTGTGAATTGCTGTTGGTGATTGGAACTGGAGTGAGTGCTGCTGTTGCACCACATATACCTGCACTGTGCTCATGGCGAAGTTGTATTGAAGCAGTAATCAATGCAGCAGAAGATCTGGAGGTGCTTCATCCTTCTGATATTACGGAGTTTCGTCATAAACTAACAGAAGATCGTGACCTTCTTGTGCTTGCCCATGATCTAATCCGGAAAATGTCACCA CGTACTGGAGACACCAAGCCGAATTTTTTCCAGGATTGTTTAATGGAAGTGTTTGATAATCTTAACTGTCACATTCAGAATCCCATGCTCTTGGATGCTATTCTTCAATTAATGGATAGGGGAACAATGGTTCTCACCACTAATTATGATAATCTGCTTGAACTCTTTGGTCAACAGCAAGGCAAACCAATGGAATCTGTCGACTTGAAGTGCAAGGACAAG GTGGTTCAGTGGGCCAGAGGACTGCAAAAATATAGTGTCCTTCATATACATGGACtattcacagatccctgtggtCTGGTATTGGATCCATCAGGATACAAGGATGTAATGCATGATCAAGATTTGATG GAAGAATTTCAGGACCTGTACCGTACCAAGTCATTTGTATTTTTGGGCTGTGGAGAAACTCTGCGTGATCAGATCTTCCAGGCACTATTTTTGTATTCTGTTCAAGACAAAGTGGACCTGGAACACTTTATGCTCGTGCGAAAGGATAGCCATGATAATTTCTTTAAGTTGCAGGCAGAGATGCTGCTGCATGGGATTAAAATAGTATCCTACGGAGACCGATTTGAATGTATGCCTCAGTATTTCCATGACTTGGTGACACAGATTTGCAGGAGGAAGAGCCCAG ATGGTTCTTCTGCAGATAGTACAAGTCCAATACTAG GAACATCTTGTTCAGATTGTGTAAAGCGGAAACAAGAAGAAAATGGTGATGTAACTCAAAAAAGGATCCGAAAAGCAAATG ATACAGATTATGGAGGACCATAA